CGCGCTCGAACAGGTGCACCGCCGACTCCCCGTCGCCGAGGACCTGCACCTCGACGTGCCGGGCCCGGCGGACGAACCGCTCCAGGTACATGCGGCCGTCGCCGAACGCGGTGGACGCCTCGCGCGACGCCTGCGGGAACCCCTTCCGGAGCCCCGCCTCGTCCTCGACGACCCGGATGCCGCGCCCGCCGCCGCCCGCGGCGGCCTTGAGCATCACCGGGTAGCCGACCTCGTCCGCGGCGGCCACCGCGGCGTCGACGTCCTCCACCCCGCCCGGTGTGCCCGGCACGGTCGGCACGCCCGCGTCGCGCGCGACCTCCCGCGCCGCGACCTTGTCGCCCATCCGCTCGATCGTCGCGGCGTCGGGGCCGACGAACGTCAGCCCGGCGTCGACGACGGCCGCGGCGAACGACGCCCGCTCGGAGAGGAACCCGTAGCCGGGGTGCACCGCGTCGGCGCCGGACTCCTTCGCCGCCTCGATCAGGCCGTCGACGACGAGGTAGCTCTTCGCCGCCTGCGCCGGGCCGATGCGCACGGCCCGGTCGGCGAGGCGCACGTGCGGCGCGTCGACGTCGGCGTCGCTGTGCACCGCCACGGTCTCGATGCCGAGGTCGCGGGCGGCGCGGACGATCCGGACGGCGATCTCGCCGCGGTTGGCGACGAGCAGCCGC
This sequence is a window from Pseudonocardia petroleophila. Protein-coding genes within it:
- a CDS encoding acetyl-CoA carboxylase biotin carboxylase subunit, yielding MRRLLVANRGEIAVRIVRAARDLGIETVAVHSDADVDAPHVRLADRAVRIGPAQAAKSYLVVDGLIEAAKESGADAVHPGYGFLSERASFAAAVVDAGLTFVGPDAATIERMGDKVAAREVARDAGVPTVPGTPGGVEDVDAAVAAADEVGYPVMLKAAAGGGGRGIRVVEDEAGLRKGFPQASREASTAFGDGRMYLERFVRRARHVEVQVLGDGESAVHLFERECSLQRRRQKVVEEATAPGIGDDVRAAMTEAAVRLATECGYRSAGTVEFLVDDETGEYFFIEMNTRIQVEHPTTELVTGVDLVAEQLRIAAGEPLRLAQDDIAARGHAIEFRICAEDPDKGFLPQPGKVGRVHLPAGPWVRSDTWLEPDSAVSPYYDSLLAKVIVWGADRDEAIRRSRRALAELEVEGVPTTTSMHRALLDEPWFAAGEFHTGTLEEWL